The following are encoded in a window of Brettanomyces bruxellensis chromosome 9, complete sequence genomic DNA:
- the PUP1 gene encoding proteasome core particle subunit beta 2 (MEROPS:MER0000542~BUSCO:EOG092641M3): MAGLTFDNYKRNQYLVNQAGFKPPKATSTGTTIVGCRFKNGVVIAADTRATTGPIVADKNCEKLHQIAPKIWCAGAGTAADTEMVTQLISSNLELHSLYMNREPRVVSAMQMLKQHLFRYQGYVGAYLIVAGVDPTGPHLFSVQAHGSTDVGYYMSLGSGSLAAIAVLERDWREEMTKKEAMDLCATAIQAGIFNDLGSGSNVDMCVMETGKDAQLYRNYLTPNVREQKQRNYKFARGTTAVLKKDVFDLVDVVREDEVPVGPSDAMETD, translated from the coding sequence ATGGCTGGATTGACATTTGACAATTACAAAAGAAATCAGTATTTAGTGAATCAGGCTGGCTTCAAACCTCCGAAGGCAACATCCACAGGTACGACTATTGTCGGTTGCAGGTTCAAGAATGGTGTTGTTATTGCTGCAGATACAAGAGCCACGACAGGTCCGATAGTTGCAGATAAAAATTGCGAAAAGTTACATCAGATAGCACCTAAAATATGGTGTGCCGGTGCAGGTACGGCAGCAGATACAGAAATGGTTACACAATTAATATCTTCAAACTTAGAATTACACTCACTGTACATGAACAGAGAACCGAGAGTTGTGTCAGCAATGCAAATGCTTAAACAACATCTATTTAGATACCAAGGTTATGTTGGAGCATATCTTATCGTTGCAGGTGTTGATCCTACTGGTCCACATCTTTTCTCTGTTCAAGCACATGGTTCTACTGATGTTGGCTACTATATGTCATTGGGATCTGGCTCTTTAGCAGCCATAGCAGTGTTAGAACGGGACTGGAGGGAGGAAATGACCAAAAAGGAAGCCATGGATCTTTGTGCTACTGCAATTCAAGCTGGTATTTTCAATGACTTGGGTTCCGGTTCGAATGTCGATATGTGTGTGATGGAGACGGGTAAGGATGCTCAGTTATACCGTAACTATTTGACTCCAAATGTGAGAGAGCAAAAACAGAGAAACTACAAATTCGCAAGAGGTACAACTGCTGttttaaagaaagatgTTTTTGATCTCGTTGATGTTGTGCGGGAGGATGAAGTGCCTGTCGGTCCATCTGACGCCATGGAAACAGATTGA
- a CDS encoding uncharacterized protein (BUSCO:EOG09264G7L), whose product MPGNDKSILVLISGNGTNLQALIDNCKSGKIPGKITHVISSSAKAYGLERASKANIPTTVHRLYTYYKGISKEDKENRIKARAKFDRDLATLILDKLGKPDLIVCAGWMLILSSEFLKPMEAANVPIINLHPALPGAFEGTHAIERSWDAGQKGLVNKGGCMIHYVIEQVDRGQPLIVKEIPVIKGETVEDFEARIHAQEHVAIVEGTIKVLKGLDASRN is encoded by the coding sequence ATGCCTGGAAACGACAAATCTATCCTTGTCCTTATTTCTGGCAATGGAACAAATCTTCAAGCACTAATTGATAACTGCAAGTCAGGAAAAATTCCTGGAAAGATAACACATGTGATATCATCTTCAGCGAAAGCATACGGCCTTGAAAGGGCATCCAAGGcaaatattccaacaaCTGTGCATAGATTATATACATACTACAAGGGGATTTCGAAGGAAGATAAGGAGAACAGAATTAAAGCAAGAGCAAAGTTTGACCGGGATCTTGCTACATTAATATTGGACAAGCTTGGAAAGCCCGATTTAATTGTCTGTGCGGGATGGATGCTTATTTTATCGAGTGAATTCTTGAAGCCTATGGAGGCAGCAAATGTTCCAATTATTAATCTTCATCCAGCACTTCCAGGAGCGTTTGAAGGAACTCATGCCATAGAAAGATCCTGGGATGCAGGCCAAAAGGGTTTAGTTAATAAGGGTGGTTGTATGATACACTATGTTATTGAACAAGTGGATAGAGGTCAACCTTTAATAGTAAAGGAAATACCTGTAATTAAGGGGGAGACAGTGGAAGATTTTGAGGCTAGAATACATGCCCAGGAGCATGTTGCTATTGTGGAGGGAACTATAAAGGTGCTAAAAGGATTGGATGCCTCCAGAAATTAG
- a CDS encoding uncharacterized protein (BUSCO:EOG09264O2D), producing MSYYDIDDILADSQKLPCKFNFSIPGLGYLNGRPGEPIKEDNKVELPLWLAEILAICAAQGDDTANSEVENKQPQAFIRLIEPEFFSKQFLNFIKSDPLRINLSPYNFYYKIVGKWSYMFNDTELTDLISKMFVSRASEINALSYKSNDQFNGDNQEFLNSLENSERDLFKISHTSYKDIKNWFIEKQ from the exons ATGTCGTATTATGATATAGATGATATATTAGCGGATTCACAG AAACTCCCGTGTAAGTTCAACTTCAGCATTCCTGGTTTGGGCTATCTAAATGGCAGACCAGGAGAACCGATAAAAGAGGATAATAAGGTTGAGTTACCGCTATGGCTCGCAGAGATTTTGGCCATTTGTGCAGCACAAGGCGATGATACTGCTAATTCAGAGGTGGAGAACAAACAACCACAAGCATTTATTCGGTTGATTGAGCCGgaattcttttccaaacAATTCTTAAACTTTATCAAATCAGATCCACTACGGATAAATCTTTCTCCTTACAATTTTTACTATAAGATTGTTGGCAAATGGTCATACATGTTCAATGACACAGAGTTGACCGATTTGATTAGTAAAATGTTTGTCTCTCGGGCTAGCGAGATAAATGCGCTAAGttacaaatcaaatgatcAGTTCAATGGTGATAACCAGGAATTTTTGAATAGTTTAGAAAACTCAGAGCGGGACCTCTTCAAGATAAGTCATACTTCGTATAAGGATATAAAAAATTGGTTTATTGAGAAGCAGTGA
- the KIN28 gene encoding TFIIH complex serine/threonine-protein kinase subunit kin28, translating into MSDRYIKERKVGEGTYAVVYLGKQLSTNKNVAIKEIKTGGFKDGLDMSAIREVKYLQEMSHENVIDLVDVYADSGKNLNLVLEFLPSDLEVIINDKSLMIVPADIKSWLLMTLRGIYHLHRNGIMHRDLKPNNLLISPTGQLKLADFGLARAFGGPNEKFTSNVVTRWYRAPELLFGARHYAGGVDIWAAGVIFAELMLRTPYLPGKDDNDQVVVTFRALGTPTEKNWPGVSILPNYNNLVMYPPPSRQELRNRFPAATESALDLLCGMLTLDPNKRLDAGQCLTHKYFVEFPRPTPASKLPKRSERKESKD; encoded by the coding sequence ATGTCTGATAGATATataaaggaaagaaaggtTGGTGAGGGAACGTACGCTGTTGTGTATTTAGGAAAACAGCTATCCACGAACAAGAACGTGGCCATAAAGGAGATTAAAACAGGTGGATTTAAAGATGGTCTTGATATGTCTGCAATAAGAGAAGTCAAATATCTGCAGGAAATGAGTCATGAAAATGTGATTGATCTTGTTGATGTTTATGCTGATTCAGGAAAGAACCTAAACTTGGTGTTAGAATTTCTTCCGTCTGATTTGGAGGTTATTATAAACGATAAATCCTTGATGATTGTCCCGGCAGACATTAAAAGTTGGTTATTGATGACCCTCCGAGGAATATACCATTTACATAGAAATGGAATTATGCATAGGGACTTGAAGCCAAACAATTTGTTAATTTCTCCTACGGGACAGCTTAAACTAGCCGATTTTGGATTAGCTCGTGCTTTCGGAGGtccaaatgaaaaattcaccTCAAATGTGGTTACAAGGTGGTATAGAGCCCCGGAACTTCTATTTGGAGCGCGCCACTACGCTGGAGGAGTGGATATATGGGCTGCAGGAGTTATATTTGCTGAGCTCATGCTACGTACACCTTATCTTCCTGGAAAAGACGATAATGATCAGGTTGTGGTAACATTTCGGGCATTAGGTACTCCaacagaaaagaattgGCCAGGTGTTTCGATTTTGCCCAACTACAACAACTTAGTCATGTATCCGCCGCCTTCTCGACAGGAACTTCGAAATCGATTTCCGGCTGCTACAGAAAGTGCTCTTGATTTACTTTGCGGAATGTTGACGTTGGATCCTAATAAAAGGTTGGATGCAGGACAATGCTTAACACACAAATACTTTGTAGAGTTTCCAAGGCCTACTCCGGCATCGAAACTCCCAAAACGATCTGAAAGGAAGGAATCCAAAGATTAG
- a CDS encoding uncharacterized protein (SECRETED:SignalP(1-22)), with protein sequence MTSSFIKCTLTSVIFLLAKVDGTFLNKYVSSEINQNVQSSYSSRYDAMTQGIHNNDDIRPLKVGQNDTPSDDETVFFFVMFGIGAGFSMLIFIASCTVVLRFLFSRGRLILTNDTPGSLDDAALDEELDARVLQELSPNDQELYFQSKDFVKLNPPLTCDLTLSQSLTIQEKGVQAWEFKPNVACMEQIKVTNKTEINFMQDQQELSVQTNFPIPSENDVYYFETKLYDYPNNEESCSVSIGISTFPYPYFRLPGRQKWSICYDSTGSRRFCDPCPLSIKNGLVAFPKLQRGDVVGCGIRTHSRTIFWTRNGKRLSETKIGGHIRMPKHFKLYPTIGAIGKCKFQVNIGQMGYVFIEANVKRWGFGPLEGSETPPPMYTKFNKDVLLESSDLDPIDLNLRNGDFPPNFHETIATPAQFTDADLDDEDDITLRTIQEDRLGFFKKRLGKGIISRKTSSVSTSTSDLPPVHPPHYNDVLEQEQNEAVSITNQVVRQEGASVSRSMTEHLDTSENETSNF encoded by the coding sequence ATGACTTCGTCTTTTATCAAATGTACATTAACGTCCGTGATTTTTCTGTTAGCAAAAGTGGATGGCACTTTTCTTAACAAGTATGTTTCTTCCGAAATCAACCAAAATGTCCAAAGTTCGTACTCTTCGCGGTATGATGCCATGACTCAGGGAATTCATAATAACGATGATATCAGGCCGCTTAAAGTTGGGCAAAATGATACCCcgtctgatgatgaaaccgtatttttttttgttatgTTTGGTATTGGAGCAGGCTTTTCCATGCTTATATTCATCGCTTCGTGTACGGTTGTGTTaagatttcttttctctagGGGGCGTCTGATTTTGACAAATGATACTCCTGGTTCTTTGGATGACGCCGCTTTAGATGAAGAATTGGATGCTCGTGTTCTTCAAGAATTATCTCCGAATGACCAGGAACTATATTTTCAGTCGAAGGATTTTGTAAAGTTAAATCCCCCTCTAACTTGTGATTTAACGCTTTCTCAGTCATTAACGATACAAGAAAAGGGTGTTCAAGCCTGGGAATTTAAACCAAATGTCGCATGTATGGAGCAAATTAAGGTGACAAATAAAACGGAGATTAATTTTATGCAAGACCAGCAGGAGCTATCAGTCCAGACAAATTTTCCAATACCATCTGAAAATGATGTCTATTATTTTGAAACAAAGTTATATGATTAtccaaataatgaagagTCATGCTCGGTTTCCATAGGTATTTCTACATTTCCATATCCATATTTTAGACTTCCAGGAAGACAGAAATGGTCTATCTGCTATGATTCTACAGGATCGCGCCGTTTCTGTGATCCATGTCCTTTGTCCATAAAGAATGGATTGGTTGCATTCCCAAAACTTCAGCGTGGTGATGTTGTCGGTTGTGGTATCCGCACTCATAGCAGAACAATTTTCTGGACCAGAAATGGGAAAAGACTATCTGAGACAAAAATTGGCGGCCATATTAGGATGCCTAAACATTTTAAACTCTATCCCACCATAGGTGCAATCGGAAAGTGTAAATTTCAGGTTAACATTGGCCAGATGGGTTATGTTTTCATAGAGGCTAACGTGAAAAGATGGGGCTTTGGTCCTTTGGAAGGCAGTGAAACTCCACCTCCCATGTACACTAAGTTCAATAAAGACGTTCTGCTTGAAAGCAGTGATTTGGACCCCATAGATCTCAACTTGAGAAATGGTGATTTCCCACCAAACTTTCATGAAACTATTGCAACACCGGCGCAATTTACAGATGCGGAtcttgatgatgaagatgacaTTACTTTACGGACAATACAAGAAGATCGGCTAggtttctttaaaaaaagattggGTAAGGGTATTATATCCAGGAAAACTAGTTCGGTAAGCACAAGTACTAGCGATCTACCTCCGGTTCATCCTCCACACTATAACGATGTTTTGGAGCAAGAACAAAATGAGGCAGTTAGTATAACTAACCAAGTTGTTCGCCAAGAAGGAGCATCCGTATCACGTTCAATGACTGAACACTTGGATACTTCCGAGAATGAAACCTCAAATTTTTAA